The proteins below are encoded in one region of Oncorhynchus tshawytscha isolate Ot180627B linkage group LG04, Otsh_v2.0, whole genome shotgun sequence:
- the LOC121846354 gene encoding uncharacterized protein LOC121846354 isoform X1, whose product MADDSQSVKWEDPPDDQNKVVENMKDETETHETNKNRTGGKAKRKSSGCAKKTSVEEDSSIGAESSQTPGCGFRERGSIIEQVEKEAQRTLMPSLKIETCCAPILLSFLRSLTDDQWRVIQHGMKNNLTFEQLSMLCLKIVKVVTQTALRILLPALARIMGVNLRSGATSPESQCSEDSLGSLDEREKRLLISEMNYWTKERRRNGSAGCRQKSTRRTSSPCCSPKRSQTSLQSLPATREAPLMEEPLKALFGVTEESLLISLVEGHSNPSSSELSCAIVGEVVHQLNSGLSVAIQASPGCCPLMDSQDIAAGKEVIRVASVQILAELQSQKSEPAWAGFIEPLMDPVTDDVLDAIVGTMDKMAQDFNILLDLAKKMTMLGSKFLTNLQCDLDVECPSGKEGTTHFLKETGSSTSVVARKIQTLSSPDFQSKALKAVNTILTRKVSSSSDMAPSSRPSSAAPSLTEAPLNTSCTALTSVTSTATVIVKAFVGGMETIASFEGPCEAVDWPVPVNDHKTGSSQMITFSLARTLYGRIRAKLRDLLTLSTREEGVAKDASLQESSDTLEKATVSTVEVQLPSTELSRVPSESQPIPALCLSNLDTSTQEVLSSVFSIYKSELSKVESKSLAVVSSSDESLEACWFVDGVLSKLDDYTISQSPSPNEDLSVSTQYSQLSSEESVRITESSTSLIQSIKKLSSNDFQTQAEEAVSKVLMRSSHFFITQISHTGLQKSLQAGLSSSSPSEIHVLSESMSSMSSENTASGLVETFVKGMATIFQKNESTDTVLLERSGRVSQCSHGGSQLDDTELSVKISEEKLWSTAKTICVSMKNTLKDFFTGLKPSGSERTENASSKETLGEILVAIQSEISNLGRMKDSRELLQINDMLGTMLKEVEKSEDDSEHVCQDIPRTCSSLSTSLNGRSSLSSSSNGPRSECELEINLPGTPIPDQVPFDLTCPIVRSSCIDTRVSKMPEISSSDLKTKMMAHTDEPLHRNSPMTDSSRPPSAKASFEPPLRLSPAREPLWYQREMGLTLKRRRCASPAALAI is encoded by the exons ATGGCTGACGACAGCCAG AGCGTGAAATGGGAGGATCCCCCGGATGACCAAAATAAGGTTGTGGAGAATATGAAGGATGAAACAGAGACACATGAGACCAACAAGAACAGGACAGGAGGCAAG GCTAAACGTAAGTCCAGTGGCTGTGCCAAGAAGACTTCCGTGGAGGAGGACAGCAGCATTGGTGCAG AGTCTTCTCAGACACCCGGGTGTGGTTTCCGGGAAAGGGGATCTATCATTGAGCAGGTGGAGAAGGAGGCTCAGAGGACTCTAATGCCTTCTCTCAAGATTGAGACATGCTGTgccccaatcctcctctccttcctgaggAGTCTAACTGATGA CCAATGGAGAGTGATTCAGCATGGCATGAAAAATAAC CTCACATTCGAGCAGCTCTCCATGCTGTGTCTGAAGATTGTTAAAGTCGTGACCCAGACAGCCCTCCGCATTCTCCTACCAGCGCTAGCTCGTATCATGGGGGTGAACCTGAGGAGTGGGGCAACCTCCCCAGAATCCCAGTGCTCTGAGGATTCCTTAGGCAgtctggatgagagagagaaaaggctgCTGATCAGTGAGATGAACTACTGGactaaggagaggaggaggaatggcaGTGCAGGGTGCCGCCAAAAATCCACCCGCAGGACCTCATCACCATGCTGTTCGCCTAAGAG GTCCCAGACCTCATTGCAGAGCTTGCCTGCAACTAGAGAGGCTCCACTCATGGAGGAGCCTCTGAAGGCTCTTTTTGGGGTAACGGAAGAGAGCCTCCTGATATCCCTGGTTGAGGGTCACTCCAACCCCAGCTCCTCCGAGTTGAGCTGTGCTATCGTGGGGGAGGTGGTACACCAGCTTAACTCTGGCCTCTCAGTGGCCATTCAGGCCAGCCCAGGGTGTTGCCCCCTTATGGACAGTCAGGACATAGCAGCAGGCAAGGAGGTCATTCGGGTAGCCTCGGTGCAGATCCTGGCCGAGCTACAGAGCCAAAAGTCTGAGCCAGCGTGGGCAGGGTTTATCGAGCCCCTCATGGACCCTGTGACCGATGATGTGCTGGATGCCATTGTCGGCACAATGGACAAAATGGCACAGGACTTCAACATCCTATTGGATCTGGCCAAGAAGATGACAATGTTGGGGTCTAAATTTCTGACCAATCTTCAATGTGACCTTGATGTTGAGTGTCCATCTGGGAAAGAAGGGACCACTCACTTTCTCAAAGAGACTGGATCCTCTACCAGTGTGGTGGCCAGAAAGATTCAGACCCTCTCTAGCCCCGACTTTCAGTCTAAAGCCCTGAAGGCGGTGAACACCATCCTTACAAGGAAAGTCAGCAGCTCTTCTGACATGGCTCCTTCCTCTAGGCCTTCTAGTGCTGCTCCTAGCCTTACTGAAGCCCCCCTGAATACCAGCTGCACAGCCCTGACATCTGTAACCTCCACTGCCACAGTGATTGTTAAGGCATTTGTGGGAGGCATGGAGACGATAGCATCATTTGAAGGCCCATGTGAAGCAGTTGATTGGCCAGTTCCTGTAAATGACCACAAAACAGGATCTTCACAGATGATAACTTTCTCTCTAGCCCGCACACTCTACGGCCGTATACGAGCAAAGCTGAGGGACCTTTTAACTCTATCCACTCGAGAAGAAGGTGTGGCTAAGGATGCTTCTCTTCAGGAGTCTTCAGACACCCTGGAAAAGGCAACTGTTTCAACTGTTGAGGTCCAGTTACCCAGCACCGAACTTAGTAGAGTTCCCAGTGAGAGCCAACCaataccagctctctgtctctccaatcTGGATACCAGTACTCAAGAAGTTCTTAGCAGTGTTTTTTCCATctacaagtcagagttatcaaaAGTGGAGAGTAAATCCTTGGCCGTTGTCAGTTCATCTGATGAGTCCCTAGAGGCTTGTTGGTTTGTTGATGGTGTCCTATCAAAGCTCGATGACTATACTATTTCCCAGTCACCCTCACCCAATGAAGACTTGAGCGTGAGTACTCAATATTCTCAACTGAGCTCAGAAGAGAGTGTCAGAATCACAGAGTCCTCTACTAGTCTGATTCAGAGCATTAAGAAGCTCTCTAGCAATGACTTCCAGACTCAGGCAGAAGAGGCAGTGAGTAAAGTGCTGATGAGATCCAGTCATTTCTTTATCACACAGATCAGCCATACTGGTCTTCAGAAAAGTCTGCAGGCTGGCCTATCATCTAGCTCACCATCAGAGATCCATGTCCTTTCAGAATCCATGTCCTCCATGTCCTCTGAGAATACAGCCTCTGGATTAGTGGAAACCTTTGTCAAAGGAATGGCCACTATTTTCCAGAAAAATGAGTCCACTGACACTGTGCTACTGGAAAGAAGTGGGAGAGTTTCGCAGTGCTCCCACGGGGGCTCCCAACTGGATGATACTGAATTGAGTGTTAAAATATCAGAGGAGAAGCTTTGGTCAACAGCTAAGACCATCTGCGTCAGTATGAAGAACACACTTAAGGATTTCTTCACAGGGCTGAAGCCATCGGGATCCGAAAGGACAGAAAATGCTTCTTCCAAAGAGACCCTTGGGGAAATCCTGGTTGCTATCCAGAGTGAAATCTCAAACTTAGGGCGAATGAAGGATTCCAGGGAGCTCCTTCAGATCAATGATATGTTAGGAACTATGCTGAAGGAGGTTGAGAAAAGTGAGGATGACAGTGAACACGTCTGCCAAGACATCCCGAGAACCTGTTCATCTTTGTCCACTTCTTTAAATGGTCGTAGTTCCTTGTCCAGCTCTTCAAATGGTCCTAGGTCAGAGTGTGAGTTAGAGATCAACCTCCCTGGCACTCCCATCCCTGACCAAGTGCCTTTTGATCTGACCTGCCCCATCGTCAGGAGCTCCTGCATCGACACCAGAGTCTCTAAAATGCCAGAGATTTCTTCAAGTGACCTAAAGACAAAGATGATGGCACACACAGATGAACCCCTGCATCGTAACAGTCCAATGACTGACAGCAGTCGACCACCGAGTGCTAAAGCCTCTTTCGAACCTCCACTCCGTCTTTCACCAGCAAGGGAACCTCTTTGGTACCAAAGGGAAATGGGATTGACATTGAAGAGAAGGAGGTGTGCATCCCCAGCAGCTCTGGCCATCTGA
- the LOC121846354 gene encoding uncharacterized protein LOC121846354 isoform X3 produces the protein MKQRHMRPTRTGQEASQWRVIQHGMKNNLTFEQLSMLCLKIVKVVTQTALRILLPALARIMGVNLRSGATSPESQCSEDSLGSLDEREKRLLISEMNYWTKERRRNGSAGCRQKSTRRTSSPCCSPKRSQTSLQSLPATREAPLMEEPLKALFGVTEESLLISLVEGHSNPSSSELSCAIVGEVVHQLNSGLSVAIQASPGCCPLMDSQDIAAGKEVIRVASVQILAELQSQKSEPAWAGFIEPLMDPVTDDVLDAIVGTMDKMAQDFNILLDLAKKMTMLGSKFLTNLQCDLDVECPSGKEGTTHFLKETGSSTSVVARKIQTLSSPDFQSKALKAVNTILTRKVSSSSDMAPSSRPSSAAPSLTEAPLNTSCTALTSVTSTATVIVKAFVGGMETIASFEGPCEAVDWPVPVNDHKTGSSQMITFSLARTLYGRIRAKLRDLLTLSTREEGVAKDASLQESSDTLEKATVSTVEVQLPSTELSRVPSESQPIPALCLSNLDTSTQEVLSSVFSIYKSELSKVESKSLAVVSSSDESLEACWFVDGVLSKLDDYTISQSPSPNEDLSVSTQYSQLSSEESVRITESSTSLIQSIKKLSSNDFQTQAEEAVSKVLMRSSHFFITQISHTGLQKSLQAGLSSSSPSEIHVLSESMSSMSSENTASGLVETFVKGMATIFQKNESTDTVLLERSGRVSQCSHGGSQLDDTELSVKISEEKLWSTAKTICVSMKNTLKDFFTGLKPSGSERTENASSKETLGEILVAIQSEISNLGRMKDSRELLQINDMLGTMLKEVEKSEDDSEHVCQDIPRTCSSLSTSLNGRSSLSSSSNGPRSECELEINLPGTPIPDQVPFDLTCPIVRSSCIDTRVSKMPEISSSDLKTKMMAHTDEPLHRNSPMTDSSRPPSAKASFEPPLRLSPAREPLWYQREMGLTLKRRRCASPAALAI, from the exons ATGAAACAGAGACACATGAGACCAACAAGAACAGGACAGGAGGCAAG CCAATGGAGAGTGATTCAGCATGGCATGAAAAATAAC CTCACATTCGAGCAGCTCTCCATGCTGTGTCTGAAGATTGTTAAAGTCGTGACCCAGACAGCCCTCCGCATTCTCCTACCAGCGCTAGCTCGTATCATGGGGGTGAACCTGAGGAGTGGGGCAACCTCCCCAGAATCCCAGTGCTCTGAGGATTCCTTAGGCAgtctggatgagagagagaaaaggctgCTGATCAGTGAGATGAACTACTGGactaaggagaggaggaggaatggcaGTGCAGGGTGCCGCCAAAAATCCACCCGCAGGACCTCATCACCATGCTGTTCGCCTAAGAG GTCCCAGACCTCATTGCAGAGCTTGCCTGCAACTAGAGAGGCTCCACTCATGGAGGAGCCTCTGAAGGCTCTTTTTGGGGTAACGGAAGAGAGCCTCCTGATATCCCTGGTTGAGGGTCACTCCAACCCCAGCTCCTCCGAGTTGAGCTGTGCTATCGTGGGGGAGGTGGTACACCAGCTTAACTCTGGCCTCTCAGTGGCCATTCAGGCCAGCCCAGGGTGTTGCCCCCTTATGGACAGTCAGGACATAGCAGCAGGCAAGGAGGTCATTCGGGTAGCCTCGGTGCAGATCCTGGCCGAGCTACAGAGCCAAAAGTCTGAGCCAGCGTGGGCAGGGTTTATCGAGCCCCTCATGGACCCTGTGACCGATGATGTGCTGGATGCCATTGTCGGCACAATGGACAAAATGGCACAGGACTTCAACATCCTATTGGATCTGGCCAAGAAGATGACAATGTTGGGGTCTAAATTTCTGACCAATCTTCAATGTGACCTTGATGTTGAGTGTCCATCTGGGAAAGAAGGGACCACTCACTTTCTCAAAGAGACTGGATCCTCTACCAGTGTGGTGGCCAGAAAGATTCAGACCCTCTCTAGCCCCGACTTTCAGTCTAAAGCCCTGAAGGCGGTGAACACCATCCTTACAAGGAAAGTCAGCAGCTCTTCTGACATGGCTCCTTCCTCTAGGCCTTCTAGTGCTGCTCCTAGCCTTACTGAAGCCCCCCTGAATACCAGCTGCACAGCCCTGACATCTGTAACCTCCACTGCCACAGTGATTGTTAAGGCATTTGTGGGAGGCATGGAGACGATAGCATCATTTGAAGGCCCATGTGAAGCAGTTGATTGGCCAGTTCCTGTAAATGACCACAAAACAGGATCTTCACAGATGATAACTTTCTCTCTAGCCCGCACACTCTACGGCCGTATACGAGCAAAGCTGAGGGACCTTTTAACTCTATCCACTCGAGAAGAAGGTGTGGCTAAGGATGCTTCTCTTCAGGAGTCTTCAGACACCCTGGAAAAGGCAACTGTTTCAACTGTTGAGGTCCAGTTACCCAGCACCGAACTTAGTAGAGTTCCCAGTGAGAGCCAACCaataccagctctctgtctctccaatcTGGATACCAGTACTCAAGAAGTTCTTAGCAGTGTTTTTTCCATctacaagtcagagttatcaaaAGTGGAGAGTAAATCCTTGGCCGTTGTCAGTTCATCTGATGAGTCCCTAGAGGCTTGTTGGTTTGTTGATGGTGTCCTATCAAAGCTCGATGACTATACTATTTCCCAGTCACCCTCACCCAATGAAGACTTGAGCGTGAGTACTCAATATTCTCAACTGAGCTCAGAAGAGAGTGTCAGAATCACAGAGTCCTCTACTAGTCTGATTCAGAGCATTAAGAAGCTCTCTAGCAATGACTTCCAGACTCAGGCAGAAGAGGCAGTGAGTAAAGTGCTGATGAGATCCAGTCATTTCTTTATCACACAGATCAGCCATACTGGTCTTCAGAAAAGTCTGCAGGCTGGCCTATCATCTAGCTCACCATCAGAGATCCATGTCCTTTCAGAATCCATGTCCTCCATGTCCTCTGAGAATACAGCCTCTGGATTAGTGGAAACCTTTGTCAAAGGAATGGCCACTATTTTCCAGAAAAATGAGTCCACTGACACTGTGCTACTGGAAAGAAGTGGGAGAGTTTCGCAGTGCTCCCACGGGGGCTCCCAACTGGATGATACTGAATTGAGTGTTAAAATATCAGAGGAGAAGCTTTGGTCAACAGCTAAGACCATCTGCGTCAGTATGAAGAACACACTTAAGGATTTCTTCACAGGGCTGAAGCCATCGGGATCCGAAAGGACAGAAAATGCTTCTTCCAAAGAGACCCTTGGGGAAATCCTGGTTGCTATCCAGAGTGAAATCTCAAACTTAGGGCGAATGAAGGATTCCAGGGAGCTCCTTCAGATCAATGATATGTTAGGAACTATGCTGAAGGAGGTTGAGAAAAGTGAGGATGACAGTGAACACGTCTGCCAAGACATCCCGAGAACCTGTTCATCTTTGTCCACTTCTTTAAATGGTCGTAGTTCCTTGTCCAGCTCTTCAAATGGTCCTAGGTCAGAGTGTGAGTTAGAGATCAACCTCCCTGGCACTCCCATCCCTGACCAAGTGCCTTTTGATCTGACCTGCCCCATCGTCAGGAGCTCCTGCATCGACACCAGAGTCTCTAAAATGCCAGAGATTTCTTCAAGTGACCTAAAGACAAAGATGATGGCACACACAGATGAACCCCTGCATCGTAACAGTCCAATGACTGACAGCAGTCGACCACCGAGTGCTAAAGCCTCTTTCGAACCTCCACTCCGTCTTTCACCAGCAAGGGAACCTCTTTGGTACCAAAGGGAAATGGGATTGACATTGAAGAGAAGGAGGTGTGCATCCCCAGCAGCTCTGGCCATCTGA
- the LOC121846354 gene encoding uncharacterized protein LOC121846354 isoform X2: MPSLKIETCCAPILLSFLRSLTDDQWRVIQHGMKNNLTFEQLSMLCLKIVKVVTQTALRILLPALARIMGVNLRSGATSPESQCSEDSLGSLDEREKRLLISEMNYWTKERRRNGSAGCRQKSTRRTSSPCCSPKRSQTSLQSLPATREAPLMEEPLKALFGVTEESLLISLVEGHSNPSSSELSCAIVGEVVHQLNSGLSVAIQASPGCCPLMDSQDIAAGKEVIRVASVQILAELQSQKSEPAWAGFIEPLMDPVTDDVLDAIVGTMDKMAQDFNILLDLAKKMTMLGSKFLTNLQCDLDVECPSGKEGTTHFLKETGSSTSVVARKIQTLSSPDFQSKALKAVNTILTRKVSSSSDMAPSSRPSSAAPSLTEAPLNTSCTALTSVTSTATVIVKAFVGGMETIASFEGPCEAVDWPVPVNDHKTGSSQMITFSLARTLYGRIRAKLRDLLTLSTREEGVAKDASLQESSDTLEKATVSTVEVQLPSTELSRVPSESQPIPALCLSNLDTSTQEVLSSVFSIYKSELSKVESKSLAVVSSSDESLEACWFVDGVLSKLDDYTISQSPSPNEDLSVSTQYSQLSSEESVRITESSTSLIQSIKKLSSNDFQTQAEEAVSKVLMRSSHFFITQISHTGLQKSLQAGLSSSSPSEIHVLSESMSSMSSENTASGLVETFVKGMATIFQKNESTDTVLLERSGRVSQCSHGGSQLDDTELSVKISEEKLWSTAKTICVSMKNTLKDFFTGLKPSGSERTENASSKETLGEILVAIQSEISNLGRMKDSRELLQINDMLGTMLKEVEKSEDDSEHVCQDIPRTCSSLSTSLNGRSSLSSSSNGPRSECELEINLPGTPIPDQVPFDLTCPIVRSSCIDTRVSKMPEISSSDLKTKMMAHTDEPLHRNSPMTDSSRPPSAKASFEPPLRLSPAREPLWYQREMGLTLKRRRCASPAALAI; the protein is encoded by the exons ATGCCTTCTCTCAAGATTGAGACATGCTGTgccccaatcctcctctccttcctgaggAGTCTAACTGATGA CCAATGGAGAGTGATTCAGCATGGCATGAAAAATAAC CTCACATTCGAGCAGCTCTCCATGCTGTGTCTGAAGATTGTTAAAGTCGTGACCCAGACAGCCCTCCGCATTCTCCTACCAGCGCTAGCTCGTATCATGGGGGTGAACCTGAGGAGTGGGGCAACCTCCCCAGAATCCCAGTGCTCTGAGGATTCCTTAGGCAgtctggatgagagagagaaaaggctgCTGATCAGTGAGATGAACTACTGGactaaggagaggaggaggaatggcaGTGCAGGGTGCCGCCAAAAATCCACCCGCAGGACCTCATCACCATGCTGTTCGCCTAAGAG GTCCCAGACCTCATTGCAGAGCTTGCCTGCAACTAGAGAGGCTCCACTCATGGAGGAGCCTCTGAAGGCTCTTTTTGGGGTAACGGAAGAGAGCCTCCTGATATCCCTGGTTGAGGGTCACTCCAACCCCAGCTCCTCCGAGTTGAGCTGTGCTATCGTGGGGGAGGTGGTACACCAGCTTAACTCTGGCCTCTCAGTGGCCATTCAGGCCAGCCCAGGGTGTTGCCCCCTTATGGACAGTCAGGACATAGCAGCAGGCAAGGAGGTCATTCGGGTAGCCTCGGTGCAGATCCTGGCCGAGCTACAGAGCCAAAAGTCTGAGCCAGCGTGGGCAGGGTTTATCGAGCCCCTCATGGACCCTGTGACCGATGATGTGCTGGATGCCATTGTCGGCACAATGGACAAAATGGCACAGGACTTCAACATCCTATTGGATCTGGCCAAGAAGATGACAATGTTGGGGTCTAAATTTCTGACCAATCTTCAATGTGACCTTGATGTTGAGTGTCCATCTGGGAAAGAAGGGACCACTCACTTTCTCAAAGAGACTGGATCCTCTACCAGTGTGGTGGCCAGAAAGATTCAGACCCTCTCTAGCCCCGACTTTCAGTCTAAAGCCCTGAAGGCGGTGAACACCATCCTTACAAGGAAAGTCAGCAGCTCTTCTGACATGGCTCCTTCCTCTAGGCCTTCTAGTGCTGCTCCTAGCCTTACTGAAGCCCCCCTGAATACCAGCTGCACAGCCCTGACATCTGTAACCTCCACTGCCACAGTGATTGTTAAGGCATTTGTGGGAGGCATGGAGACGATAGCATCATTTGAAGGCCCATGTGAAGCAGTTGATTGGCCAGTTCCTGTAAATGACCACAAAACAGGATCTTCACAGATGATAACTTTCTCTCTAGCCCGCACACTCTACGGCCGTATACGAGCAAAGCTGAGGGACCTTTTAACTCTATCCACTCGAGAAGAAGGTGTGGCTAAGGATGCTTCTCTTCAGGAGTCTTCAGACACCCTGGAAAAGGCAACTGTTTCAACTGTTGAGGTCCAGTTACCCAGCACCGAACTTAGTAGAGTTCCCAGTGAGAGCCAACCaataccagctctctgtctctccaatcTGGATACCAGTACTCAAGAAGTTCTTAGCAGTGTTTTTTCCATctacaagtcagagttatcaaaAGTGGAGAGTAAATCCTTGGCCGTTGTCAGTTCATCTGATGAGTCCCTAGAGGCTTGTTGGTTTGTTGATGGTGTCCTATCAAAGCTCGATGACTATACTATTTCCCAGTCACCCTCACCCAATGAAGACTTGAGCGTGAGTACTCAATATTCTCAACTGAGCTCAGAAGAGAGTGTCAGAATCACAGAGTCCTCTACTAGTCTGATTCAGAGCATTAAGAAGCTCTCTAGCAATGACTTCCAGACTCAGGCAGAAGAGGCAGTGAGTAAAGTGCTGATGAGATCCAGTCATTTCTTTATCACACAGATCAGCCATACTGGTCTTCAGAAAAGTCTGCAGGCTGGCCTATCATCTAGCTCACCATCAGAGATCCATGTCCTTTCAGAATCCATGTCCTCCATGTCCTCTGAGAATACAGCCTCTGGATTAGTGGAAACCTTTGTCAAAGGAATGGCCACTATTTTCCAGAAAAATGAGTCCACTGACACTGTGCTACTGGAAAGAAGTGGGAGAGTTTCGCAGTGCTCCCACGGGGGCTCCCAACTGGATGATACTGAATTGAGTGTTAAAATATCAGAGGAGAAGCTTTGGTCAACAGCTAAGACCATCTGCGTCAGTATGAAGAACACACTTAAGGATTTCTTCACAGGGCTGAAGCCATCGGGATCCGAAAGGACAGAAAATGCTTCTTCCAAAGAGACCCTTGGGGAAATCCTGGTTGCTATCCAGAGTGAAATCTCAAACTTAGGGCGAATGAAGGATTCCAGGGAGCTCCTTCAGATCAATGATATGTTAGGAACTATGCTGAAGGAGGTTGAGAAAAGTGAGGATGACAGTGAACACGTCTGCCAAGACATCCCGAGAACCTGTTCATCTTTGTCCACTTCTTTAAATGGTCGTAGTTCCTTGTCCAGCTCTTCAAATGGTCCTAGGTCAGAGTGTGAGTTAGAGATCAACCTCCCTGGCACTCCCATCCCTGACCAAGTGCCTTTTGATCTGACCTGCCCCATCGTCAGGAGCTCCTGCATCGACACCAGAGTCTCTAAAATGCCAGAGATTTCTTCAAGTGACCTAAAGACAAAGATGATGGCACACACAGATGAACCCCTGCATCGTAACAGTCCAATGACTGACAGCAGTCGACCACCGAGTGCTAAAGCCTCTTTCGAACCTCCACTCCGTCTTTCACCAGCAAGGGAACCTCTTTGGTACCAAAGGGAAATGGGATTGACATTGAAGAGAAGGAGGTGTGCATCCCCAGCAGCTCTGGCCATCTGA